In Deinococcus puniceus, one genomic interval encodes:
- a CDS encoding disulfide bond formation protein B produces MTRDNRLYLAWVVALLATIGSLWFSESRGFIPCVLCWFQRIAMYPLALLLGIAALRGDLTIRAYALPLAAVGWVVALIHNLEDWGVIQSLKVCGVGQTTAGCDVQWPIWGGGALAGLNSILTIPVLALIAFTLIIGLLSWGRRRM; encoded by the coding sequence ATGACACGCGACAACCGCCTGTATCTGGCGTGGGTGGTGGCCCTACTCGCCACCATCGGCAGCCTTTGGTTCAGCGAGTCGCGGGGGTTTATTCCCTGCGTGCTGTGCTGGTTTCAGCGGATTGCCATGTACCCGCTGGCGTTGCTGCTGGGTATCGCCGCGCTGCGGGGCGACCTGACGATTCGCGCCTACGCCCTGCCACTCGCCGCCGTGGGCTGGGTGGTGGCCCTGATTCATAATCTGGAAGACTGGGGCGTCATTCAAAGCTTGAAGGTGTGCGGCGTAGGCCAGACCACCGCCGGATGCGACGTGCAGTGGCCCATCTGGGGCGGCGGCGCACTGGCGGGCCTGAATTCTATCCTCACCATTCCCGTTCTGGCCCTGATCGCGTTTACCCTGATTATCGGCCTGCTGAGTTGGGGCAGACGGCGGATGTGA
- the lepA gene encoding translation elongation factor 4 has translation MNVRNFSIIAHVDHGKSTLADRIMERLGAMGERDKRDQTLDTLELERERGITIKSTPVRLTYVRPPQEDGTGGESYTFNLIDTPGHVDFNYEVSRSLAACEGVLLLVDASQGVEAQTIVNAYLAIDSNLEIIPVINKIDLPAADPEGAAQELEDVIGIPAESAVFASGKSGIGITEILEAIVDRIPPPPGDPEAPLKALIFDSFYDAYQGVILFVRVLEGTLTPKQPIMLFNSGKTFDVDKLGTFTPGLIVSDSLPAGAVGWVAAGIKDIHDAQVGDTLTQKDRPTPEPFPGFKPAQPVVFSGLYPTDTEDYRKMRDALEKLKLNDAAFTFEPETSEALGFGFRCGFLGLLHAEIIQERLEREYDLDLIATAPAVVYRISLTNGTIFETQNPAEFPTRDRISATEEPYIKLSIMLPEEHVGPVMQLLQERRGSMITMNYVGKRVELLYEVPFAEILYDFHDRLKSISRGYASMDYEQIGYRDGDLRKVDIMVNNEIVDALAVIVHEDKAYGIGRKIVDKMAEVIPRQMFPVPVQATIGGKIIARATVKAYRKDVLAKCYGGDISRKKKLLNKQKKGRARMKQIGTVEVPQEAFLAVLSTDE, from the coding sequence GTGAATGTTCGGAATTTTTCAATTATTGCCCATGTGGATCACGGCAAATCGACGCTGGCTGACCGCATCATGGAGCGGCTCGGCGCGATGGGCGAGCGAGACAAGCGCGACCAGACCCTCGATACGCTGGAGCTGGAGCGCGAGCGCGGCATTACCATCAAGTCCACGCCTGTTCGCCTGACCTATGTGCGGCCCCCGCAGGAAGACGGCACGGGCGGCGAAAGCTACACCTTCAACCTGATCGACACGCCGGGGCACGTGGATTTCAACTACGAAGTCTCGCGCAGCCTCGCGGCCTGTGAAGGTGTGCTACTGCTGGTAGACGCCTCGCAGGGCGTAGAAGCGCAAACCATCGTCAACGCTTACCTTGCCATCGACAGCAATCTGGAAATCATTCCGGTCATCAATAAAATTGATTTGCCCGCCGCCGACCCGGAAGGCGCGGCGCAGGAACTCGAGGACGTGATCGGCATTCCCGCCGAGAGCGCCGTGTTCGCGTCCGGCAAATCGGGCATCGGCATTACTGAGATTCTGGAAGCCATCGTAGACCGCATTCCGCCGCCCCCCGGCGACCCGGAAGCGCCCCTGAAAGCCCTGATTTTCGATTCCTTCTACGACGCCTATCAGGGAGTCATTCTGTTCGTGCGGGTGCTGGAAGGCACGCTGACGCCCAAGCAGCCCATCATGCTGTTCAACTCCGGCAAAACCTTCGATGTCGATAAATTGGGCACGTTTACCCCCGGTCTGATCGTCAGCGACTCGCTTCCGGCGGGGGCTGTGGGCTGGGTGGCGGCAGGAATTAAAGACATTCACGACGCGCAGGTGGGCGACACGCTGACCCAGAAAGACCGGCCCACGCCGGAGCCTTTTCCAGGCTTCAAACCCGCGCAACCCGTGGTGTTTTCGGGCCTGTATCCCACCGACACCGAGGATTACCGCAAGATGCGCGACGCGCTGGAAAAGCTGAAGCTGAACGACGCGGCGTTTACCTTTGAACCCGAAACCTCGGAGGCGCTGGGCTTCGGCTTCCGCTGCGGCTTTTTGGGCCTGCTGCACGCCGAAATTATTCAGGAGCGACTGGAACGCGAATACGATCTGGACTTGATCGCCACCGCGCCCGCTGTGGTGTACCGAATAAGCCTGACCAACGGCACCATTTTCGAGACCCAGAACCCGGCAGAATTCCCCACCCGTGACCGCATCAGCGCCACCGAGGAGCCCTACATCAAGCTGAGCATCATGTTGCCTGAAGAACACGTGGGGCCCGTGATGCAGCTTTTGCAGGAGCGCCGGGGCAGCATGATCACCATGAACTACGTGGGGAAGCGCGTGGAACTCCTCTACGAAGTGCCGTTTGCCGAGATTCTCTACGATTTCCATGACCGCCTGAAATCCATCAGCCGGGGCTACGCCAGCATGGATTACGAACAGATCGGCTACCGCGACGGCGACCTGCGAAAAGTGGACATCATGGTAAACAACGAAATCGTGGACGCCCTCGCCGTGATCGTGCATGAGGACAAGGCGTATGGGATTGGCCGTAAAATCGTGGACAAGATGGCCGAAGTGATTCCGCGCCAAATGTTCCCCGTGCCCGTGCAGGCCACCATCGGCGGCAAAATCATTGCCCGCGCCACCGTGAAGGCCTACCGCAAAGACGTGCTGGCCAAGTGCTACGGCGGCGACATCAGCCGCAAGAAGAAGCTGCTGAACAAGCAGAAAAAAGGCCGCGCCCGCATGAAGCAGATCGGGACGGTAGAAGTGCCGCAGGAAGCGTTCTTGGCGGTGCTGAGTACGGACGAATAA
- a CDS encoding SDR family NAD(P)-dependent oxidoreductase: MAASPFPATPTAPSIPLAGVVVTGAARGIGRAITELYVERGHPVLGVDLNLPPLTKGSLRLRADVASAAGRSRIARAARELGGVGVLVNNAAYQGAHGGVLDVSARGWARALNVNLSAPLLLTRDLIDLMPRGSAIVNVASVQGLFAEQGNAAYNASKGGLVNLTRAMALDLAPRGVRVNAVAPGAISTESVLQAITASANPEQTRRDYEDLHALRRLGEPREVAQVVYFLGSSEASFLTGVILPVDGGMTASFMMAGRPV, encoded by the coding sequence ATGGCTGCCTCCCCGTTTCCGGCCACTCCAACGGCCCCGTCCATTCCGCTCGCAGGTGTGGTGGTCACTGGTGCGGCACGAGGAATTGGCCGGGCCATCACCGAGTTGTACGTGGAGCGTGGCCATCCGGTACTCGGCGTAGACCTGAATTTGCCGCCCCTGACGAAGGGCAGTCTCCGGTTGCGGGCTGACGTGGCCAGTGCTGCGGGCCGAAGCCGTATTGCCCGCGCCGCCCGTGAGCTTGGCGGCGTGGGTGTGCTGGTCAACAACGCTGCCTATCAGGGCGCACACGGCGGCGTGCTGGACGTGAGCGCTCGCGGCTGGGCACGCGCTCTGAATGTCAATCTCAGTGCCCCGCTGCTGCTGACCCGTGACCTGATCGATCTGATGCCGAGGGGCAGTGCCATCGTGAATGTCGCCAGCGTGCAGGGGCTGTTTGCCGAGCAGGGCAACGCTGCCTACAACGCCAGCAAGGGTGGACTGGTAAACCTGACCCGCGCGATGGCCCTTGATCTCGCGCCGCGTGGGGTGCGCGTCAATGCTGTGGCTCCCGGCGCGATCAGTACCGAATCGGTATTGCAGGCCATCACGGCGAGCGCCAACCCCGAACAGACCCGCCGTGATTATGAAGACCTGCACGCCCTACGCCGCCTCGGAGAGCCGCGTGAAGTCGCGCAGGTCGTCTACTTTCTGGGGAGCAGCGAGGCCAGCTTTCTGACAGGCGTTATTTTGCCTGTAGACGGCGGCATGACCGCCAGCTTCATGATGGCGGGCAGACCGGTTTAG
- a CDS encoding HAMP domain-containing sensor histidine kinase, with translation MAAPLVSAHHTKEQVRLRATLRGQFTLVIFLLAFLPNLVLTFTAQPNVPTLTLVVWMLVVGLLCAVTGYVLSGALLRPLNRLETEVQRGDFAQPHADDPAEIRALRGAFTTLLDRLGTEQGRRSAFMATLVHDLKTPLIATGHLTHALTAYPLPEAERREVGVQIQAETARLLALVQQMADAHRFEREDVQVQLVQTDLRVLLDNVARRMAPQAEARGLSLSVRGSGSAPVDAHVIERAVSNLTENAVRYAQTRVQLSVTPQGIGVEDDGPGLSGDLADLAQPFNAQPALIAGQHYTAGTAGLGLFIVRRIAEAHGGQLLYERHPPPLFDPHRLEPPDPLAPPSVHDPTTSATHTVPDVFSPSSSLFTLTLPEVTP, from the coding sequence ATGGCAGCTCCGCTGGTTTCAGCCCATCACACCAAGGAGCAGGTGCGGCTGCGGGCCACCCTGCGCGGGCAATTTACGCTGGTCATTTTTCTGCTGGCCTTCCTGCCCAATCTGGTGCTGACCTTCACGGCGCAGCCCAATGTGCCCACCCTGACGCTGGTCGTGTGGATGCTGGTGGTCGGCCTGCTGTGTGCAGTTACAGGCTACGTCCTCAGCGGGGCACTCCTGCGGCCCCTGAACCGCCTAGAGACAGAAGTGCAGCGCGGCGATTTTGCCCAGCCCCACGCCGACGACCCCGCCGAAATTCGTGCCCTGCGCGGCGCGTTCACCACCCTCCTAGACCGCCTCGGCACCGAGCAGGGCCGCCGCAGCGCCTTTATGGCGACGCTGGTGCATGACCTGAAAACGCCCCTGATCGCCACTGGGCACCTGACGCACGCCCTGACCGCCTACCCATTGCCAGAAGCCGAGCGCCGCGAAGTGGGCGTGCAGATTCAGGCCGAAACCGCCCGCTTGCTGGCGCTGGTGCAGCAAATGGCCGACGCCCACCGCTTCGAGCGTGAAGATGTGCAGGTGCAGTTGGTACAAACTGACCTGCGCGTTTTGCTGGACAACGTGGCCCGCCGTATGGCCCCCCAAGCCGAAGCACGCGGCCTGAGCCTCAGCGTGCGCGGCAGCGGATCAGCCCCGGTAGACGCCCACGTGATAGAACGCGCCGTTTCCAACCTGACCGAAAATGCCGTGCGGTACGCGCAAACGCGGGTGCAGTTGTCGGTGACGCCGCAGGGCATTGGCGTAGAGGACGACGGCCCCGGCCTCAGCGGTGATCTGGCCGACCTCGCGCAGCCCTTCAATGCTCAGCCTGCCCTGATCGCGGGGCAGCACTACACCGCCGGAACCGCCGGGCTGGGCCTGTTTATCGTGCGGCGCATTGCCGAGGCGCACGGCGGGCAACTGCTGTACGAGCGCCACCCGCCCCCCCTGTTTGACCCCCACCGATTAGAGCCGCCCGATCCACTGGCCCCACCTTCGGTACACGATCCAACCACCAGTGCCACGCACACTGTCCCAGACGTCTTTTCTCCCTCCTCTTCCCTGTTTACCCTGACCCTTCCGGAGGTCACCCCATGA
- a CDS encoding type I phosphoribosyltransferase gives MSESGLPDRLRRDGHAVFKNSLHANGWLEKGELVRDPVRLDGLARAQAASIQTHWPTADLIVGASQCGAVLAAFVARHLALPVAFVNLQDGQMTFHRMNVPASPQRVVLVDDLISTGTDARLMVAEMRRAGHTVVGLSVWTVRQTALLPEVPLLTLWPHPYQTFSASACPQCAAGEAVRWEQVRE, from the coding sequence GTGTCAGAATCAGGGCTGCCGGATAGGCTACGGCGTGACGGGCACGCTGTTTTTAAGAACAGCCTGCACGCGAACGGTTGGCTGGAAAAGGGAGAACTGGTACGCGATCCGGTGCGGCTGGACGGGTTGGCTCGAGCGCAAGCCGCGTCCATCCAGACCCACTGGCCCACCGCCGATCTGATTGTCGGAGCCAGCCAATGCGGGGCAGTCTTGGCCGCGTTCGTGGCGCGTCATCTGGCCTTGCCTGTCGCCTTCGTTAACCTCCAAGACGGGCAAATGACCTTCCACCGCATGAACGTTCCAGCATCCCCGCAGCGGGTTGTGCTGGTAGACGACCTGATCAGTACGGGCACCGACGCCCGCCTGATGGTGGCCGAAATGCGGCGGGCGGGCCATACCGTAGTGGGCCTGAGTGTCTGGACGGTGCGTCAGACGGCACTGCTGCCAGAGGTGCCTCTGCTGACGCTGTGGCCGCATCCCTACCAAACGTTTTCGGCCTCGGCTTGCCCACAGTGTGCGGCAGGCGAGGCTGTGCGCTGGGAGCAGGTGCGCGAGTAG
- a CDS encoding RNA ligase (ATP), translating to MHKPSLMEMADCRSHTGAAFLLSGYGICPKGEHQMAQRQVIKAQAQLFPHPNAERLALCKVGPFQLVVQKGNVKDGDLIVVAPERALLPPQFAGLYTNADTGVSYLHGPDANRVVSMRLRGERSQGVILPPDVLESLGLSDLPVGEDLSERLGITFYEPPVPVSMAGDAENVSGVLGSGYRHHDVEQFGIYERDFVPGEAVVVTEKLHGSQGIYYRAAGGEWVVTSKGLSRQALGLKENAGNVYWQAAHAAGLFEAVAAAYPQDTASPGQEVQVFTEVLPVQKGYGYGQSGPTLRVFRLVVDGKDQPFADWKGWFKEWAVPLIYTGPFDAAHIRTLKEGPETVSGRGLHTREGVVVAPVAARYASDGTPLRVKLISDAYAKKETGDELS from the coding sequence GTGCATAAGCCATCACTGATGGAAATGGCGGATTGCCGTTCCCACACCGGGGCGGCATTCTTGCTGTCGGGCTACGGGATTTGCCCCAAGGGAGAACATCAGATGGCACAGCGGCAAGTGATCAAGGCACAGGCGCAACTTTTTCCGCACCCAAACGCGGAACGGCTGGCGCTGTGCAAGGTAGGGCCATTTCAGTTGGTGGTTCAGAAGGGCAATGTTAAGGACGGCGATCTGATCGTGGTCGCGCCAGAGCGGGCGCTGTTGCCGCCGCAATTTGCGGGCCTATACACCAATGCCGACACGGGCGTGTCCTATTTGCACGGCCCAGACGCCAACCGCGTGGTCAGCATGCGGCTGCGGGGCGAGCGCTCTCAGGGCGTGATCTTGCCGCCGGACGTGCTGGAATCGCTGGGCCTGTCCGATTTGCCGGTAGGAGAAGACCTCTCGGAGCGGCTGGGCATCACGTTTTACGAACCGCCTGTGCCTGTGTCTATGGCAGGCGACGCCGAGAACGTGAGCGGCGTACTAGGCAGCGGCTACCGCCACCACGATGTAGAACAGTTCGGCATCTACGAGCGCGACTTCGTGCCCGGTGAGGCTGTGGTCGTGACCGAAAAGCTGCACGGGTCGCAGGGCATCTATTACCGGGCGGCGGGCGGCGAGTGGGTCGTGACCAGCAAAGGGCTGTCGCGGCAGGCGCTGGGGCTGAAAGAAAACGCTGGAAACGTGTACTGGCAGGCCGCCCACGCCGCTGGGCTGTTTGAAGCCGTAGCCGCCGCTTACCCGCAAGACACCGCTTCACCGGGCCAAGAGGTACAGGTGTTTACGGAAGTCCTGCCTGTGCAAAAAGGCTACGGCTACGGCCAGAGCGGGCCAACCTTGCGGGTGTTCCGGCTCGTGGTAGACGGCAAGGATCAGCCCTTTGCGGACTGGAAAGGCTGGTTTAAGGAGTGGGCCGTGCCTCTCATTTACACTGGCCCCTTCGACGCCGCCCATATCCGCACCCTCAAGGAGGGGCCGGAAACCGTGTCTGGGCGCGGCCTGCATACCCGTGAGGGAGTGGTGGTGGCCCCAGTTGCGGCCCGCTACGCTTCAGATGGAACACCGCTGCGCGTCAAGCTGATCAGCGACGCCTATGCCAAGAAAGAAACCGGAGATGAATTGAGCTGA
- a CDS encoding LysE family translocator — MLTTEFMLTSLIVALIPGTGAIYTISTGLLYGWRASLAAAFGCTLGIIPHLLTSVLGLSFVLHMSATVFQGLKFAGAAYLLYLAWATWQDRGTLQFNAGTSHQNSRQIIVRAVLLNLLNPKLTLFFFAFLPHFIPAGTPSPTASFLLLSAVFMTVTFAVFAVYGVLSGSIRTYVARSPQAIVWLRRSFAATFAALSVQLALTER, encoded by the coding sequence ATGCTCACGACTGAATTCATGCTGACATCGTTGATCGTCGCCCTGATTCCGGGAACGGGCGCGATTTATACCATTTCAACGGGGTTGCTTTATGGCTGGCGGGCCAGTCTCGCCGCCGCGTTCGGGTGTACGTTGGGCATCATCCCGCACTTGCTCACCAGCGTGTTGGGCTTATCGTTCGTGTTGCACATGAGCGCTACCGTCTTTCAGGGACTCAAGTTTGCTGGAGCGGCCTACCTGTTGTACCTGGCCTGGGCCACTTGGCAAGACCGGGGAACCTTGCAATTCAATGCGGGTACATCACACCAAAACTCTCGCCAGATCATTGTGCGGGCCGTGTTGCTCAATCTGCTGAATCCTAAACTAACCCTCTTTTTCTTCGCGTTCTTGCCCCATTTCATTCCAGCGGGTACGCCTTCGCCCACCGCTTCATTTCTTCTCCTCAGCGCGGTGTTTATGACCGTCACCTTCGCTGTGTTCGCGGTCTACGGCGTGTTGTCGGGCAGCATCCGAACTTATGTGGCCCGCTCGCCTCAAGCAATCGTCTGGCTGAGGCGTTCGTTTGCGGCCACCTTTGCCGCCCTGAGCGTGCAGTTGGCCCTGACAGAACGCTGA
- a CDS encoding DsbA family protein: MTRLQGTNPNRTILVIGTLLAAALIALALFAVRGQPSGSTAVVNFDTSSQPVLGQSDAPVTLVVFEDFKCPNCKRFEDEFLPELKTKYIDTGKAKLVSINYPFLAQSARLPTDDSKLAAQAVECAFVQSNDLHESYKSVLFRGQGNESAVWATKSRLKDLAANVEGLDTAKFATCLDNDETAAAVDADEKQAVDAKVAGTPAIYVNGKLVDSYATASVSAAIDAALQN; this comes from the coding sequence ATGACCCGTCTTCAAGGAACCAACCCCAACCGCACCATTCTGGTGATCGGCACACTCCTGGCCGCCGCTCTGATCGCCCTCGCGCTGTTCGCTGTGCGCGGCCAACCCAGCGGTTCTACCGCAGTCGTCAACTTCGACACTTCAAGTCAGCCGGTGCTGGGCCAGTCCGACGCGCCCGTGACGCTGGTGGTATTCGAAGATTTCAAGTGCCCCAACTGCAAACGGTTCGAGGATGAATTCCTGCCCGAACTGAAGACCAAATACATCGACACGGGCAAGGCGAAATTGGTGTCGATCAATTACCCGTTCTTGGCGCAGAGTGCCCGCCTGCCCACCGACGACAGCAAACTGGCCGCGCAGGCTGTGGAGTGCGCGTTTGTGCAGAGCAACGACCTGCACGAGAGCTACAAGTCGGTGCTGTTTCGTGGGCAGGGCAACGAATCGGCAGTGTGGGCCACCAAAAGCCGCCTGAAAGACTTGGCCGCCAACGTGGAAGGGCTGGACACCGCCAAGTTTGCCACCTGCCTCGACAACGACGAAACTGCCGCCGCAGTGGACGCCGACGAGAAGCAGGCCGTGGACGCCAAAGTCGCCGGAACGCCCGCCATCTACGTGAACGGCAAACTGGTGGACAGCTACGCCACCGCCTCGGTCAGCGCCGCGATTGATGCTGCGCTGCAAAACTGA
- a CDS encoding response regulator transcription factor, producing MRLVIADDHPLFRMGLKYALIHQGFDVVAEAADGLAALDACRLHQPDAALLDVKMPGMTGIEVCEKLRLSNPNVVSVLITTFSEPAIVQAARAAGARGYVSKETDPESLARQLRDIVAHPEIDRLPHVDVPRLTPRESEVLPLLAQGYSNKEIAKNLGVSPDTVKDHLARLYAKLDAGDRTEAVSRARSIGLLH from the coding sequence ATGAGACTAGTCATTGCCGACGACCACCCCTTGTTCCGTATGGGCCTCAAGTACGCACTCATTCATCAGGGATTTGACGTGGTGGCCGAAGCCGCCGACGGTCTGGCCGCGCTGGACGCCTGCCGCCTGCACCAGCCCGACGCCGCCCTGTTGGACGTGAAAATGCCCGGCATGACCGGCATCGAGGTCTGCGAGAAGCTGCGCCTGAGCAACCCCAACGTGGTCAGCGTGCTCATTACCACCTTTTCCGAACCCGCCATCGTGCAGGCCGCCCGCGCCGCCGGGGCCAGAGGCTACGTGAGCAAGGAAACCGACCCCGAGAGCCTCGCTCGCCAACTGCGCGACATCGTGGCCCACCCCGAAATTGACCGTCTGCCGCATGTAGATGTGCCGCGCCTGACCCCCCGTGAATCCGAAGTGCTGCCGCTGCTCGCTCAGGGCTACAGCAACAAGGAAATCGCCAAGAATCTGGGCGTCAGCCCCGACACCGTGAAGGATCACTTGGCCCGCCTGTACGCCAAACTGGACGCCGGTGACCGCACCGAAGCCGTCAGCCGGGCCCGTTCCATCGGCCTGCTGCACTGA
- a CDS encoding carbohydrate kinase family protein has translation MTLPLIVSAGEALTDLVTGGGNVWNAHPGGAGWNVARACARLGVPSAFAGAVGQDNFGDDLLRESLEAGLDQRFLQRAPAPTLMAVVYSKSPPAYRFLGENSADLHFDPTALPDGWLGAARWLHVGGISLARWPLADTLLGVIESARAAGVKISFDPNARIAHRHPDYPAVFGAVMRRADLIKLSDEDLHFFFPGRSEDDALRDLRGMNARSPIVITRGAAGATLFQSAGRLDLPTTPVQVIDTVGAGDALCAGMLVSATENPDALWNDHLQVGLRAAAAACARAGAYAPTRADLKALG, from the coding sequence ATGACATTGCCCTTGATTGTGAGTGCTGGAGAAGCACTGACCGACCTCGTGACCGGCGGCGGAAACGTCTGGAACGCCCATCCCGGAGGAGCAGGCTGGAACGTGGCGCGGGCCTGTGCGCGGCTGGGTGTGCCGAGTGCCTTTGCGGGTGCAGTGGGGCAAGACAACTTTGGCGACGACCTGCTGCGCGAATCGCTGGAAGCAGGCCTTGACCAGCGCTTTTTGCAGCGTGCGCCCGCCCCCACGCTGATGGCCGTGGTGTATTCCAAGTCGCCGCCCGCTTACCGCTTCTTAGGAGAAAACAGCGCCGATCTGCACTTCGACCCCACCGCCCTCCCCGATGGCTGGCTGGGCGCGGCCCGCTGGCTGCATGTGGGAGGCATCAGCCTTGCACGCTGGCCGCTGGCCGATACGCTGCTCGGCGTGATCGAATCGGCGCGGGCAGCAGGCGTCAAGATCAGCTTTGATCCCAACGCCCGGATTGCTCACCGCCACCCCGACTATCCCGCCGTGTTTGGGGCCGTGATGCGCCGCGCCGACCTGATCAAGCTCAGCGACGAGGACTTGCACTTTTTCTTTCCCGGACGCAGCGAAGACGACGCCCTGCGCGATCTGCGCGGCATGAACGCCCGTTCACCCATCGTGATCACACGCGGCGCGGCAGGCGCGACCTTGTTTCAGTCGGCGGGCCGTTTAGATTTGCCGACCACACCCGTACAGGTGATAGACACGGTGGGTGCGGGCGACGCCCTGTGTGCCGGAATGCTGGTCAGCGCCACCGAAAATCCCGACGCCCTCTGGAACGACCACCTGCAAGTCGGACTTCGCGCTGCCGCTGCCGCGTGTGCCCGCGCCGGAGCCTACGCGCCTACACGGGCCGATCTGAAAGCGTTGGGGTAA
- a CDS encoding HD-GYP domain-containing protein, with translation MSRVGPLTYFMLLLALLALGYAAVTDQQGLLAGSALVLAAASWPLRGLWRWVALAVYPAAFLASLVLPGSAPTLAELLGGLCVIGGLGLMTLREQASVREMAWQRNTIDALRVGSERLADARDADAIIRAGVGILDKLRVAPNLAFVAYRKGTPHILAAKGAYEVFLEQPIHPSDTDSRSVQADHWVAEEALSLLPKAQRQKYHVAPVYGRATTHLGVLIITRAEDRDFDEDEKSVIASFARLLGSQLGQWQAISDLRDANEVTLRSLGAALERRDDDTGGHTSRVVSMSVRLARRMSWDEDQVKALRWGAYLHDLGKLAIPDRILHKQGPLDAGERRIIQTHTTVGYDMLQDLHFLPAETLDLVRYHHERWDGTGYPAALRGQNIPETARVFSIVDVFDALTNARPYKPAWTRERALNEIRMQAGRQFDPQYVEAFLRMMAEHDDARLVS, from the coding sequence GTGTCCCGTGTCGGCCCCCTGACCTATTTTATGCTGTTACTCGCGTTGCTGGCGCTGGGATACGCTGCGGTGACCGACCAACAGGGCTTGCTGGCCGGGTCGGCCTTGGTATTGGCCGCCGCGTCCTGGCCGCTGAGAGGCCTCTGGCGCTGGGTAGCCCTGGCTGTGTACCCGGCCGCTTTCTTGGCGTCTCTGGTCTTGCCCGGCTCGGCTCCCACGCTTGCCGAGTTGTTGGGGGGACTGTGCGTTATCGGCGGCCTTGGCCTGATGACCCTGCGCGAGCAAGCCTCGGTGCGGGAAATGGCGTGGCAGCGCAACACTATAGACGCCCTGCGGGTGGGCAGCGAGCGATTGGCAGACGCCCGCGACGCCGACGCGATCATCCGCGCTGGCGTGGGCATTCTGGACAAATTGCGCGTAGCTCCCAACTTGGCCTTCGTGGCCTACCGCAAGGGCACGCCACATATTCTGGCGGCCAAAGGCGCGTACGAGGTCTTTCTGGAGCAGCCTATTCACCCCAGCGACACCGACAGCCGCAGCGTACAGGCCGACCACTGGGTGGCAGAGGAAGCCCTGAGCCTGCTGCCCAAAGCCCAGCGCCAGAAATACCATGTGGCTCCCGTGTACGGGCGGGCCACCACGCACCTCGGCGTGCTGATCATTACCCGCGCCGAAGACCGTGATTTTGATGAGGACGAAAAGAGCGTCATCGCCTCGTTTGCCCGGTTGCTGGGGTCGCAGCTGGGGCAGTGGCAGGCCATCAGCGATCTGCGCGACGCCAACGAAGTCACGTTGAGGTCGTTGGGAGCCGCGCTGGAGCGCCGTGACGACGATACTGGCGGCCACACCAGCCGGGTCGTCAGCATGAGTGTGCGCCTCGCCCGCCGCATGAGCTGGGACGAAGATCAGGTCAAAGCCCTGCGCTGGGGCGCGTATCTGCACGATCTGGGCAAACTGGCGATTCCAGACCGGATTCTGCACAAGCAAGGCCCGCTGGACGCCGGAGAACGCCGCATTATTCAGACCCATACCACCGTGGGCTACGACATGTTGCAAGACCTGCATTTTTTACCCGCAGAGACGCTCGACTTGGTGCGCTACCACCACGAACGCTGGGACGGCACGGGCTACCCCGCCGCCCTGCGCGGCCAGAACATCCCCGAGACGGCGCGGGTCTTCAGCATCGTCGACGTGTTCGACGCTCTCACCAACGCCCGGCCCTACAAGCCCGCTTGGACACGCGAACGCGCCCTGAACGAGATCAGGATGCAGGCGGGCCGCCAGTTCGATCCGCAGTACGTAGAAGCCTTCCTGCGAATGATGGCCGAACACGACGACGCCCGCCTCGTGTCTTAG